The Candidatus Paceibacterota bacterium genome window below encodes:
- a CDS encoding glycoside hydrolase family 20 zincin-like fold domain-containing protein — MKMPRIALTLLVSVLLAAPLRAAAPLPVTASEAEAWLRHTIPLPRQIEIKSKVILPAADIRIVEPADASPVARQAVKELRERLSAEAKAGQKVDAGFSLMLQLGGPEAAELKALKNADQACRIIPDEAGMSLRLVALTPRGLYYAAKTMQQLLKARADGRIEIPLARVTDWPDMEKRGLWGSDCHDHLRWLADRKMNIVEQISDIGVNAQGKPYARLKQGREPMVEDGPRYGIEPVPVVLHLEQLSAKGIFQAYPQLKSQGGQEGAICYSKPEFAGILAEWLVQLGGLPGVGEVDVWLAENMHDQGGCQCAACAREDRSVLETRTVVAAWKKAREKLPTLAIFVLTSEETEKSNPRILQELPPEVKLWYYHSLLTYNSSEAPMLRRYLEEAAQGGRWIGVCPNLTAFVNFTHPFTGAGFVHYRMNEFVNKGMSGLIGYATPLVHYSVFNVEAAAEWSWNARGRTPREFALSWAVRRGMKDPGKFADWSQALGPVAWDVYGSDWPSGEMRSTPPPVADRLRKGEFRGLGSNLWGVYRSPWGDIKTVEQLNNDVAQADRAVALARELGDEGITQESLVVQGYIRSLKALYELREIIKRTGQVPPDRREDAKRHFRMYADSLRQTAAALPKWEATVRRHGDEGNLTGKPVKVITGALEQMRQLHTDLGL, encoded by the coding sequence ATGAAAATGCCGCGAATTGCCCTCACCCTGCTCGTCTCGGTTCTCCTTGCCGCCCCCCTCCGGGCTGCGGCGCCGTTGCCGGTAACGGCGTCCGAGGCGGAGGCGTGGCTTCGCCACACGATCCCGTTGCCCAGGCAGATTGAGATCAAGTCGAAGGTAATCCTGCCCGCCGCCGACATCCGTATCGTCGAGCCGGCCGACGCCAGCCCTGTGGCCAGGCAGGCGGTGAAGGAATTGCGCGAACGCCTTTCGGCAGAGGCGAAAGCGGGTCAAAAGGTGGACGCGGGCTTCAGCCTGATGCTGCAGCTCGGAGGCCCGGAGGCGGCTGAGTTGAAGGCGCTCAAGAACGCTGATCAGGCCTGCCGGATCATTCCGGACGAGGCCGGAATGTCGCTCCGGCTGGTCGCGCTCACACCGCGGGGGCTCTATTACGCGGCCAAGACGATGCAGCAGTTGCTCAAGGCGCGCGCCGACGGCCGGATCGAGATCCCGCTGGCACGCGTCACCGACTGGCCCGACATGGAGAAGCGGGGGCTCTGGGGCTCGGATTGCCACGACCACTTGCGCTGGCTGGCGGACCGCAAGATGAACATCGTGGAGCAGATTTCGGACATTGGGGTGAATGCGCAAGGCAAGCCCTACGCACGGCTCAAACAAGGGCGCGAGCCGATGGTCGAGGACGGGCCGCGCTACGGCATCGAGCCCGTGCCGGTGGTCCTTCACCTGGAACAGCTCTCGGCCAAGGGAATCTTCCAGGCTTATCCGCAGCTAAAGTCGCAGGGCGGCCAGGAGGGCGCCATCTGCTACTCGAAGCCGGAGTTCGCGGGGATTCTGGCGGAGTGGCTCGTACAACTCGGCGGCCTGCCGGGAGTGGGCGAAGTGGACGTGTGGCTGGCGGAGAACATGCACGACCAGGGGGGCTGCCAGTGCGCCGCATGCGCCAGGGAGGACCGCAGCGTGCTCGAGACGCGGACGGTGGTGGCGGCCTGGAAGAAGGCCCGGGAGAAGCTGCCCACACTGGCCATATTCGTGCTGACCAGCGAGGAAACCGAGAAGAGCAATCCGCGCATCCTGCAGGAGCTGCCGCCGGAAGTGAAGCTGTGGTACTACCACAGCCTGCTGACCTACAACAGCTCCGAGGCCCCGATGCTGCGGAGGTACTTGGAGGAGGCCGCACAGGGCGGGCGCTGGATCGGGGTCTGCCCAAACCTGACGGCTTTTGTCAACTTCACCCACCCGTTCACCGGGGCGGGCTTCGTGCACTACAGGATGAATGAGTTTGTGAACAAGGGGATGTCGGGGCTGATCGGATACGCCACCCCGCTGGTGCATTACTCGGTCTTCAACGTGGAGGCGGCGGCGGAGTGGAGCTGGAACGCCAGGGGCCGGACGCCGCGCGAGTTCGCGCTCTCCTGGGCGGTGCGGCGGGGAATGAAGGATCCCGGGAAGTTTGCGGACTGGTCGCAAGCGCTCGGGCCGGTGGCGTGGGACGTTTACGGTTCGGACTGGCCGAGCGGCGAGATGCGGAGCACGCCGCCGCCCGTCGCGGACCGGCTGCGCAAGGGTGAGTTCCGCGGGCTGGGCTCAAACCTCTGGGGCGTGTACCGCTCGCCGTGGGGGGACATCAAGACCGTCGAGCAGCTCAACAACGATGTCGCCCAGGCGGATCGGGCGGTGGCGCTCGCCCGCGAGTTGGGGGACGAAGGAATTACACAGGAGAGTCTTGTGGTGCAGGGCTACATCCGATCGCTCAAGGCGCTCTACGAACTGCGCGAGATCATCAAGCGCACGGGTCAAGTGCCGCCGGACCGGCGTGAGGATGCCAAACGACACTTCCGGATGTATGCCGACAGCCTGAGGCAAACCGCGGCGGCGCTGCCCAAGTGGGAGGCAACGGTCCGACGGCACGGCGACGAGGGCAATCTCACCGGCAAACCGGTCAAGGTGATCACGGGGGCGCTGGAGCAGATGCGGCAGTTGCATACCGACCTGGGACTGTGA
- a CDS encoding NPCBM/NEW2 domain-containing protein, whose amino-acid sequence MRKSLAAAALLCPLLAIGAQTAGAAVGPAELAEARRWAAAKLAGAQAPEKPEPGLVVLANHGPVQKNARGARPLHLGEKEFTRGLFCHAPSKILVLLPGAGGLFEAVAGVDTNDQTSGGRGSVDFSVKVRGEERFRSGMMREGMAGKRVAVKLAGATEFVLQIEETPDGIACDQADWAEAKVTLLDGSTLWLADLPLREGERAAYSTDAPFSFVYDGRNSAELLKAWPCQRSARKLDAQRTERTAVWTDPATGLQVRLVGIEYGDFPTVEWVVHFRNTGPADTPILSDIQAVDLTLRRTGSGEYVLNHHAGDDCSPNSYAPRRLTLEPKSEHRFAPAGGRPTSVGFPCFNLEWPGEGLIVVIGWPGQWNARFTRDADDGLQMRGGQELTRFKLHPGEEARSPLIALQFWQGDRVRAQNVWRRWMLAHNLPRTRDGKPPPPILSSCSGGFFPGIRTSEEGERQFITGFAQAGVKLDYWWIDAGWYTCADWPQVGNWMPDPIRYPRGFRPVSELARSKGAGLIVWFEPERVTPGTFLYTNNPAWLLGRDGEQKLLNLGNSDARRWLTDHVDAMLTREGIDFYRQDFNIDPLPYWRAADAPDRQGLAEMRHIEGYLAYWDELRRRHPGLLIDSCASGGRRNDLETLRRAVPLLRSDYQAFDGNPDFAPGNQGHTYGLSSWIPYYGHGAYYTDRDFVYSVRSYLSPAFALCADVRKPGIDWPLIRRLSEQWRQVADCMLGDFYPLTSYQLSEELWLAWQFDLPEQRWGMVQVFRRAGSNYESARLQLRNLDPLASYVVADLDDPAAARELGGRELLEHGLLIAAPGQPSARIITYRATTTAN is encoded by the coding sequence ATGCGCAAGAGCCTGGCCGCCGCCGCGTTGCTGTGTCCGCTGCTGGCAATCGGCGCGCAAACGGCGGGAGCAGCGGTCGGCCCGGCGGAGCTGGCCGAGGCGCGGCGCTGGGCGGCGGCAAAGCTCGCGGGAGCGCAGGCCCCGGAGAAGCCGGAGCCCGGCCTGGTGGTCCTGGCCAACCACGGCCCGGTGCAGAAGAACGCCCGCGGCGCCCGGCCGCTGCACCTCGGGGAAAAGGAATTCACGCGCGGCCTCTTTTGCCATGCGCCCAGCAAGATCCTCGTCCTGTTGCCCGGCGCGGGGGGACTCTTCGAGGCCGTTGCCGGGGTGGACACCAACGACCAGACCAGCGGCGGGCGCGGCAGCGTGGATTTCTCGGTGAAGGTGCGCGGGGAAGAACGGTTCCGCTCGGGAATGATGCGGGAGGGCATGGCGGGCAAACGCGTCGCGGTGAAACTGGCCGGGGCAACGGAGTTCGTCTTGCAGATCGAAGAGACGCCGGACGGCATCGCCTGCGATCAGGCGGATTGGGCCGAGGCGAAAGTCACGCTGCTGGACGGCAGCACGCTTTGGCTGGCCGACCTCCCGCTGCGCGAGGGTGAACGGGCGGCTTATTCGACCGATGCGCCGTTCTCCTTTGTCTATGACGGCAGGAACTCGGCCGAGCTGCTCAAGGCCTGGCCCTGCCAGCGGAGCGCACGGAAGCTGGACGCACAGCGCACGGAGCGAACCGCAGTGTGGACCGATCCCGCGACCGGCCTGCAGGTCCGCCTTGTGGGGATCGAGTATGGGGACTTCCCCACCGTCGAGTGGGTGGTGCATTTCAGGAACACCGGCCCCGCCGACACGCCGATCCTGTCGGACATCCAGGCGGTGGACCTCACGCTGAGGCGGACCGGTTCGGGTGAGTACGTCCTCAACCATCACGCGGGGGATGATTGCAGCCCCAACAGCTATGCGCCGCGCCGGTTGACCCTGGAGCCGAAGTCCGAACATCGGTTCGCCCCCGCCGGCGGGCGCCCCACCAGCGTTGGCTTTCCCTGCTTCAACCTCGAATGGCCCGGCGAGGGGCTCATCGTCGTGATTGGCTGGCCCGGCCAGTGGAACGCCCGATTCACCCGCGACGCCGACGACGGGCTGCAAATGCGCGGCGGGCAGGAGCTGACGCGGTTCAAGCTGCATCCGGGGGAAGAGGCGCGCTCGCCGTTGATCGCGCTCCAGTTCTGGCAAGGCGACCGCGTGCGGGCGCAGAACGTGTGGCGGCGCTGGATGCTCGCTCATAACTTGCCGCGCACGCGCGACGGCAAGCCGCCGCCGCCCATCCTCAGCTCGTGCAGCGGCGGGTTCTTCCCCGGCATCAGGACCAGTGAGGAGGGCGAACGCCAATTCATCACAGGCTTCGCGCAAGCCGGTGTGAAGCTCGACTACTGGTGGATTGATGCAGGCTGGTACACGTGCGCCGACTGGCCCCAGGTCGGCAACTGGATGCCCGATCCGATCCGCTACCCGCGCGGCTTCCGGCCGGTGAGCGAGCTGGCGCGTTCGAAAGGCGCGGGGCTCATCGTCTGGTTCGAGCCGGAACGGGTGACGCCCGGGACATTCCTCTACACCAACAACCCCGCCTGGTTGCTGGGCCGCGACGGCGAACAGAAGCTGCTGAACCTGGGCAACTCCGACGCCCGCCGCTGGCTGACCGACCATGTGGACGCCATGCTCACCCGCGAGGGCATTGATTTCTACCGGCAGGATTTCAACATTGATCCCCTGCCTTACTGGCGCGCGGCGGATGCGCCCGACCGCCAGGGCCTGGCCGAGATGCGTCACATCGAGGGTTACCTTGCCTACTGGGACGAGCTGCGGCGGCGGCACCCGGGCCTGCTGATTGACAGTTGCGCCTCGGGCGGCCGGCGCAACGACTTGGAGACGCTTCGCCGCGCCGTGCCGCTGTTGCGCAGCGACTACCAGGCCTTCGACGGCAACCCCGACTTCGCCCCCGGCAACCAGGGTCATACCTACGGTCTCTCCTCCTGGATTCCTTACTACGGACATGGCGCCTACTACACCGACCGCGACTTTGTGTATTCGGTGCGCAGCTACCTGTCGCCGGCCTTCGCCCTCTGCGCTGACGTCCGCAAGCCCGGCATAGATTGGCCCCTGATCCGGCGGCTGTCGGAGCAGTGGCGGCAGGTCGCCGACTGCATGTTGGGCGACTTCTACCCATTGACCTCCTACCAGTTAAGCGAGGAGCTCTGGCTGGCCTGGCAATTCGACCTGCCGGAACAGCGCTGGGGCATGGTCCAGGTGTTCCGCCGCGCCGGCAGCAACTACGAGTCCGCCCGCCTCCAGCTCCGCAACCTCGATCCCCTGGCCAGCTACGTGGTGGCCGACCTCGACGATCCCGCCGCCGCCCGGGAACTGGGCGGCCGCGAACTGCTTGAGCACGGTCTCCTGATCGCCGCCCCCGGCCAGCCCTCGGCGCGCATAATCACCTACCGGGCAACGACCACCGCCAACTGA